In the Flavobacterium acetivorans genome, one interval contains:
- a CDS encoding glycosyltransferase encodes MRSILIHAWTVNKSGNNYYLPYTHWVYLNEIVKYYDEVCLLSPVLINQAAKEKGLVSISCFENVSVIELPNASSYVHTIPHFFKYIKAYKNIAKYDVAYARYPVPFGWLQKVFMKGSKRTIHFVGDPIDTIRSNPNINKLKKFLLITFFMPEHLMYMWACRGASVYTNGFHIAKRLHKYSIDCKAMISSTLNEMDFYFDENKTRIGDAPKVLSVGYLRKAKGVETIINGFAIFQELYPKACLTIVGSGESETELKQLVFDLNVVNVVFAGHVDDRNQLNSLFRSHDIFAFGSLSEGSPRVILEAMANGLNVVSTPVGSLPYTFENSKDVLFADFNNAADFSEKMNYCVSEDSQVYTIRKNAFDKVTDYTIQKFLKTIFYDK; translated from the coding sequence ATGAGATCAATACTTATTCATGCCTGGACAGTAAATAAATCAGGAAATAATTACTACCTACCTTATACCCATTGGGTTTACTTGAATGAGATTGTTAAATATTATGATGAGGTTTGTTTGTTATCTCCAGTTTTGATTAATCAAGCAGCTAAAGAAAAGGGTTTAGTTTCAATAAGTTGTTTTGAGAATGTTTCAGTGATTGAGTTGCCCAATGCAAGTTCTTATGTTCATACGATACCTCATTTTTTTAAGTACATAAAAGCATATAAAAATATTGCCAAGTATGATGTAGCTTATGCAAGATATCCTGTGCCATTTGGATGGTTGCAAAAAGTGTTCATGAAGGGAAGTAAAAGAACAATACATTTTGTGGGGGATCCGATTGATACCATCAGATCAAATCCCAATATTAATAAGTTAAAGAAATTTTTGTTAATTACTTTTTTTATGCCTGAACACTTGATGTACATGTGGGCGTGTCGAGGAGCCAGTGTTTACACTAATGGTTTTCATATCGCGAAGAGATTGCACAAATATAGCATTGATTGTAAAGCCATGATTTCGTCTACTTTGAATGAAATGGATTTTTATTTTGATGAAAATAAAACCCGAATTGGAGACGCGCCAAAAGTACTTAGTGTTGGATATCTGAGAAAAGCTAAGGGGGTTGAAACAATTATCAACGGGTTTGCAATTTTTCAGGAGTTGTATCCTAAAGCCTGTTTGACAATTGTTGGTTCTGGTGAGTCGGAGACCGAGTTAAAACAATTGGTTTTTGATTTAAATGTAGTTAATGTTGTATTTGCTGGACATGTAGATGACAGAAATCAATTGAACAGCTTATTTAGGTCACACGATATCTTTGCATTTGGCAGCTTATCTGAAGGTTCTCCGCGCGTTATTTTAGAAGCCATGGCAAATGGTCTAAATGTGGTTAGTACCCCTGTGGGGTCGTTACCTTATACATTTGAAAATAGTAAAGATGTATTGTTTGCGGATTTTAACAACGCTGCGGATTTTAGTGAGAAAATGAATTATTGTGTTAGTGAGGATTCGCAAGTTTATACTATTCGAAAAAATGCCTTTGACAAAGTCACTGATTATACAATACAAAAATTTTTAAAAACAATTTTTTATGATAAGTAA